From Streptomyces sp. TLI_235, a single genomic window includes:
- a CDS encoding exodeoxyribonuclease III, producing the protein MTVRIATWNINSVTARLPKLLEWLESAAPDVLCLQELKCAADAFPYEEVRALGYETAAHGSGRWNGVAVLSRLGLEDVVRGLPEQPGYQADDALLPEVEPRAVGATCGPVRVWSVYVPNGREVDHAHYRYKLAWLETLRQTIVEDAAGPRPFAVLGDFNIAPTDEDVFDPAAFVGLTHVTEPERAALAALHEAGLQDVMPRPLKYDHPYTYWDYRQLAFPKNRGMRIDLTLGNKAFADAVTDSYVDREARKGKGTSDHAPVVVDLEV; encoded by the coding sequence GTGACCGTCCGCATCGCCACCTGGAACATCAACTCCGTCACCGCGCGGCTGCCCAAGCTCCTGGAGTGGCTGGAGAGCGCCGCCCCCGACGTGCTCTGCCTGCAGGAGCTCAAGTGCGCGGCCGACGCCTTCCCGTACGAGGAGGTCCGGGCGCTCGGCTACGAGACCGCCGCGCACGGCAGCGGCCGGTGGAACGGTGTCGCGGTGCTGTCCAGGCTCGGCCTGGAGGACGTCGTCCGCGGCCTGCCCGAGCAGCCCGGCTACCAGGCCGACGACGCGCTGCTGCCCGAGGTCGAGCCGCGCGCCGTCGGCGCCACCTGCGGCCCCGTCCGGGTCTGGTCGGTGTACGTGCCGAACGGCCGCGAGGTCGACCACGCGCACTACCGCTACAAGCTGGCCTGGCTGGAGACGCTGCGGCAGACCATCGTGGAGGACGCGGCCGGCCCCCGCCCGTTCGCGGTGCTCGGCGACTTCAACATCGCCCCGACCGACGAGGACGTCTTCGACCCCGCGGCCTTCGTCGGCCTCACCCACGTCACCGAGCCCGAGCGGGCCGCCCTCGCCGCCCTCCACGAGGCCGGCCTGCAGGACGTGATGCCCCGCCCGCTCAAGTACGACCACCCCTACACCTACTGGGACTACCGCCAGCTCGCCTTCCCGAAGAACCGCGGCATGCGGATCGACCTGACGCTCGGCAACAAGGCCTTCGCCGACGCGGTCACCGACAGCTACGTGGACCGCGAGGCGCGCAAGGGCAAGGGCACCTCGGACCACGCGCCGGTCGTCGTCGACCTGGAGGTCTGA
- a CDS encoding glucokinase, whose protein sequence is MTSPHSTQRPAVLPTLFGLGPRSADRRRRALPAGVLRLPTIGVDIGGTKVVAGVVDGEGRVVDRVRTETPHKSKSPQVVEDVIVDLVLQLADKHDVHAVGVGAAGWVDAERSKVLFAPHLNWRNEPLREALSERLRFPVVVENDANAAAWAEWRFGAGRGEDHMVMITLGTGIGGAVVRDGFVDRGKYGLAGEFGHMQVVPGGHRCPCGNRGCWEQYSSGNALVREARGLVAEESPVVQPLLARAGGTAEGITGPLVTEAAQEGDPVAVELLYEVGHWLGVGIANLAAALDPGRFVVGGGVSEAGELLLGPAQDAFRRTLTGRGFRPEAGIVHAALGNEAGLVGAADLARQVARRFRTVKRRKRFS, encoded by the coding sequence GTGACCAGCCCGCACAGCACCCAGCGGCCGGCCGTCCTGCCCACCCTGTTCGGCCTCGGCCCGCGCAGCGCCGACCGCCGCCGGCGGGCCCTGCCGGCCGGCGTGCTGCGGCTGCCCACCATCGGCGTGGACATCGGCGGCACCAAGGTCGTGGCCGGCGTGGTCGACGGCGAGGGCCGGGTGGTGGACCGCGTCCGCACCGAGACCCCGCACAAGAGCAAGAGCCCCCAGGTGGTCGAGGACGTCATCGTCGACCTGGTGCTGCAGCTCGCCGACAAGCACGACGTGCACGCGGTCGGCGTCGGCGCGGCCGGCTGGGTGGACGCCGAACGGTCCAAGGTCCTCTTCGCACCGCACCTGAACTGGCGCAACGAGCCGCTGCGGGAGGCGCTCAGCGAGCGGCTGCGCTTCCCGGTGGTGGTGGAGAACGACGCCAACGCCGCCGCCTGGGCCGAGTGGCGGTTCGGCGCCGGCCGCGGCGAGGACCACATGGTGATGATCACCCTGGGCACCGGCATCGGCGGCGCGGTCGTCCGGGACGGCTTCGTCGACCGCGGCAAGTACGGCCTGGCGGGCGAGTTCGGCCACATGCAGGTGGTGCCCGGCGGACACCGCTGCCCGTGCGGCAACCGCGGCTGCTGGGAGCAGTACTCCTCCGGCAACGCGCTGGTCCGCGAGGCCCGCGGGCTGGTCGCCGAGGAGTCGCCCGTCGTCCAGCCGCTGCTGGCCCGGGCCGGCGGCACCGCGGAGGGCATCACCGGGCCGCTGGTCACCGAGGCCGCCCAGGAGGGCGACCCCGTCGCCGTCGAACTGCTCTACGAGGTCGGCCACTGGCTGGGCGTCGGCATCGCCAACCTGGCCGCCGCCCTTGACCCGGGCCGCTTCGTCGTCGGCGGCGGCGTCTCCGAGGCCGGCGAACTGCTGCTCGGCCCGGCCCAGGACGCCTTCAGGCGCACCCTGACCGGCCGCGGCTTCCGTCCCGAGGCCGGCATCGTGCACGCCGCCCTCGGCAACGAGGCGGGCCTGGTCGGCGCCGCCGACCTGGCCCGCCAGGTCGCCCGCCGCTTCCGCACCGTCAAGCGCCGGAAGAGGTTCTCCTAG
- a CDS encoding putative acyl esterase, translating to MPARARRGAAALTLATALLTTAPIALAPLAPAALAAQTASPVLRFTDIPGEGGVVLKGNVYEPGDGADHHPLLVLPSSWSLNDLEYLAQARAFAAQGYVVVSYTPRGFWGSGGEIEVAGPPDVADVSRVVDWALAHTTADPQRIGMAGISYGAGISLLGAAFDPRITTVAALSGWADLADSLFSDETQHLQSAGLLAVAGYLTGRPGDELKTTLTRYFGSDWENEPAIRAWAAQRSAATYVARLNSNGTAVMLANAWGDSIFPPDQLTDFYERLTGPKRLELRPGDHATAEATGLAGLPNDVWTDTRAWLDHHLKGLDNGVDRLPPVHIRPQLQDGYEDYPDWRAVTGSTRTLNLGGRDWLGTGSLSGGAPRTGWTTPISTALDSGADGGVIFLSNLAEQFLELPPTVSVPLLPRPVAAVWQSEPYGSAQRVRGSVRLHLGVTPSAERGSLVAYLYDVDALGVGRLVAHAPYTFLGRAPGQRFTADIRMQATAYDVPAGHRLALVVDGVDPLYITHNPAFATLTFGSAADDPSWLSLPLK from the coding sequence ATGCCTGCACGCGCACGCCGCGGTGCCGCCGCCCTCACGCTGGCCACCGCCCTGCTGACCACCGCACCGATCGCCCTCGCCCCTCTCGCCCCCGCCGCCCTCGCCGCACAGACCGCCTCGCCGGTGCTCCGCTTCACCGACATCCCCGGCGAGGGCGGCGTCGTCCTCAAGGGCAACGTGTACGAGCCCGGCGACGGCGCCGACCACCACCCGCTGCTGGTCCTGCCGTCCAGCTGGAGCCTCAACGACCTCGAGTACCTGGCCCAGGCCCGCGCCTTCGCCGCCCAGGGGTACGTCGTCGTCTCCTACACCCCGCGCGGCTTCTGGGGTTCGGGCGGCGAGATCGAGGTGGCCGGCCCGCCGGACGTCGCCGACGTCTCCCGGGTCGTCGACTGGGCACTCGCCCACACCACCGCCGACCCGCAGCGGATCGGCATGGCCGGCATCTCCTACGGCGCCGGGATCAGCCTGCTCGGCGCCGCCTTCGACCCGCGGATCACCACCGTCGCCGCGCTCAGCGGCTGGGCCGACCTCGCGGACTCGCTGTTCAGCGACGAGACGCAGCACCTGCAGTCCGCCGGACTGCTCGCCGTGGCCGGATACCTGACCGGCCGTCCGGGCGACGAACTGAAGACCACCCTCACCCGCTACTTCGGCAGCGACTGGGAGAACGAACCGGCCATCCGCGCCTGGGCCGCACAGCGCTCCGCCGCCACCTACGTGGCCCGGCTCAACTCCAACGGCACCGCCGTGATGCTCGCCAACGCCTGGGGCGACTCGATCTTCCCGCCCGACCAGCTCACCGACTTCTACGAGCGGCTCACCGGCCCGAAGCGGCTCGAACTGCGGCCCGGCGACCACGCCACCGCCGAGGCCACCGGGCTGGCCGGCCTGCCCAACGACGTCTGGACGGACACCCGGGCCTGGCTGGACCACCACCTCAAGGGCCTCGACAACGGCGTCGACCGGCTGCCGCCCGTGCACATCAGACCCCAGCTCCAGGACGGCTACGAGGACTACCCCGACTGGCGGGCCGTCACCGGCTCGACCCGGACGCTGAACCTCGGCGGCCGGGACTGGCTCGGCACCGGCTCGCTCTCCGGCGGCGCACCGCGGACGGGCTGGACCACCCCGATCTCCACCGCACTGGACTCCGGCGCCGACGGCGGGGTGATCTTCCTCTCCAACCTGGCCGAGCAGTTCCTCGAGCTGCCGCCGACCGTCTCGGTGCCGCTGCTGCCGCGACCCGTCGCGGCGGTCTGGCAGTCCGAGCCGTACGGCTCCGCGCAGCGGGTCCGCGGCTCCGTCCGGCTGCACCTCGGGGTGACCCCGTCGGCGGAGCGCGGCAGCCTGGTCGCCTACCTGTACGACGTGGACGCCCTCGGCGTCGGCCGGCTGGTCGCCCACGCCCCGTACACCTTCCTCGGCCGCGCCCCCGGGCAGCGGTTCACCGCCGACATCCGGATGCAGGCCACCGCCTACGACGTCCCGGCCGGCCACCGGCTGGCCCTGGTGGTGGACGGCGTCGACCCGCTGTACATCACCCACAACCCGGCCTTCGCCACGCTCACCTTCGGCTCGGCCGCGGACGACCCGTCCTGGCTCTCCCTGCCGCTGAAGTAG
- a CDS encoding sterol desaturase/sphingolipid hydroxylase (fatty acid hydroxylase superfamily) yields MPNLPDVVRWSIPAFVLLTVLEAVSYRFHPEEDEQGYSPKDTAASLSMGLGSLLFDAGWKIPIVAAYSALYELTPLRVPVLWWTVPLMLLAQDFFYYWSHRGHHVVRLLWACHVVHHSSRRFNLSTALRQPWTGATSWVFYLPMIALGVHPAALAFCSSVSLVYQFWIHTERIDRLPRPVEFLFNTPSHHRVHHASQGGYLDRNFGGILIVFDRLFGSFTPETERPVYGLTKNLESCNPLRVATHEYAAIARDVAAAGSWGDRLRHLTKGPGWQPARTESPEGTLV; encoded by the coding sequence ATGCCGAACCTGCCCGACGTCGTGCGGTGGTCCATACCCGCCTTCGTGCTGCTCACCGTCCTGGAGGCGGTCTCCTACCGGTTCCACCCGGAGGAGGACGAACAGGGGTACTCCCCGAAGGACACCGCGGCGAGCCTCTCCATGGGCCTCGGCAGCCTGCTGTTCGACGCCGGCTGGAAGATCCCGATCGTGGCGGCATACTCGGCGCTGTACGAGCTGACCCCGCTGCGGGTGCCGGTGCTGTGGTGGACGGTGCCGCTGATGCTGCTGGCGCAGGACTTCTTCTACTACTGGTCGCACCGCGGCCACCACGTCGTGCGGCTCCTGTGGGCCTGCCACGTGGTGCACCACTCCAGCCGCCGGTTCAACCTGTCGACGGCGCTGCGCCAGCCCTGGACGGGCGCCACCTCCTGGGTGTTCTACCTGCCGATGATCGCGCTCGGCGTGCACCCGGCAGCGCTGGCGTTCTGCTCCTCGGTCAGCCTGGTGTACCAGTTCTGGATCCACACCGAGCGGATCGACCGGCTGCCGCGCCCGGTCGAGTTCCTGTTCAACACGCCCTCGCACCACCGGGTGCACCACGCCTCGCAGGGCGGCTACCTGGACCGCAACTTCGGTGGCATCCTGATCGTCTTCGACCGGTTGTTCGGCTCGTTCACGCCGGAGACGGAGCGGCCGGTCTACGGCCTGACGAAGAACCTGGAGAGCTGCAACCCGCTGCGGGTGGCGACCCACGAGTACGCGGCGATCGCCCGCGACGTGGCCGCGGCCGGCAGTTGGGGCGACCGCCTCCGCCACCTCACCAAGGGGCCGGGCTGGCAGCCCGCCCGCACCGAGAGCCCGGAGGGCACCCTCGTATGA
- a CDS encoding enterochelin esterase-like enzyme, whose protein sequence is MQLTGTPFLIVTIVLVPLSIAAALLLWGRVRGPKPVQVLSRLVMLLMCQVTAVTMVFVMVNNANLIYGNWDDLLGTGDHVRAVPQVPADGPGNDAKSGPKVLQQFKGVDDPMVPKDVQRTDLKGQLSGVDGEVLVWLPPQYNEPAYKDKTFPVVELIPGFPGSSSTWYGTLKVSEQLKPLMKEGKVAPFILVSPRTLLLGRSTDTGCADVAGRVNADTWLSRDVPKMVLDNFRADSSPDRWAVAGYSAGGHCAAKLALEHPDRYRAGISLSGYNDPAAEPDSLTAKNPQLREASNPLNILRKAAQPPKTSLFVSGNKGDGYESGLALQQAAKAPTAVTVVETTGPHAVDVWKPLLPKAFTWLTGIIPAKH, encoded by the coding sequence ATGCAACTGACCGGAACACCCTTCCTGATCGTCACGATCGTGCTCGTGCCGCTCTCCATCGCGGCGGCGCTGCTGCTGTGGGGCAGGGTGCGGGGGCCGAAGCCGGTCCAGGTGCTGTCCAGACTGGTCATGCTGCTGATGTGCCAGGTGACGGCCGTCACCATGGTGTTCGTCATGGTCAACAACGCCAACCTGATCTACGGCAACTGGGACGACCTGCTGGGCACCGGCGACCACGTGCGGGCGGTGCCCCAGGTGCCGGCCGACGGCCCGGGGAACGACGCCAAGTCGGGGCCCAAGGTGCTCCAGCAGTTCAAGGGCGTGGACGACCCGATGGTGCCCAAGGACGTGCAGCGCACCGACCTCAAGGGGCAGCTCTCCGGCGTCGACGGCGAGGTGCTGGTCTGGCTGCCGCCGCAGTACAACGAGCCGGCCTACAAGGACAAGACCTTCCCGGTGGTGGAGCTGATCCCCGGCTTCCCCGGCTCCTCCAGCACCTGGTACGGCACCCTCAAGGTCTCCGAGCAGCTCAAGCCGCTGATGAAGGAGGGCAAGGTCGCGCCGTTCATCCTGGTCTCGCCGCGCACCCTGCTGCTCGGCCGCAGCACCGACACCGGCTGCGCCGACGTGGCCGGCAGGGTGAACGCCGACACCTGGCTCTCCCGGGACGTGCCGAAGATGGTCCTCGACAACTTCCGCGCCGACTCCTCGCCCGACCGCTGGGCGGTGGCCGGCTACTCGGCCGGCGGGCACTGCGCCGCCAAGCTCGCCCTGGAGCACCCGGACCGCTACCGGGCCGGCATCAGCCTCTCCGGCTACAACGACCCGGCCGCCGAGCCGGACTCGCTGACCGCCAAGAACCCGCAGCTGCGCGAGGCCTCCAACCCGCTGAACATCCTCCGCAAGGCCGCCCAGCCGCCGAAGACATCACTGTTCGTCAGCGGCAACAAGGGCGACGGCTACGAGAGCGGCCTGGCCCTCCAGCAGGCCGCCAAGGCGCCGACCGCCGTCACCGTGGTGGAGACCACCGGCCCGCACGCGGTCGACGTGTGGAAGCCGCTGCTGCCGAAGGCCTTCACCTGGCTCACCGGGATCATCCCCGCCAAGCACTGA
- a CDS encoding putative membrane protein YhhN: protein MTVSARLRAARGLVTAFAATSAAHLGAIATGSTVLQNATKPALMPLLAAHSLASAERAPKLLAPALLASTAGDVLLQLGGDTAFLAGMGSFAAAHVAYVTMFARQGAFSDGRRTMLVAAGYAAAWAAVITQLWPDLGSLQIPVAVYSLLLASTAVSSAGLGLATGIGGGLFLLSDSLIAVRLAGWKLLPGHNVLVMATYIAAQYLLARGALRAEETRTAPPEARTASQEADEAAGTRLGAPA, encoded by the coding sequence ATGACCGTCTCCGCACGACTGCGCGCCGCGCGCGGCCTCGTCACCGCCTTCGCCGCGACCTCGGCGGCCCACCTGGGGGCGATCGCGACCGGCTCTACCGTGCTGCAGAACGCCACCAAGCCGGCCCTGATGCCGCTGCTGGCCGCGCACAGCCTGGCCTCCGCGGAGCGTGCACCGAAGCTGCTGGCGCCGGCCCTGCTGGCGAGCACCGCGGGCGACGTGCTGCTGCAGCTCGGCGGGGACACCGCCTTCCTGGCCGGAATGGGCTCCTTCGCGGCGGCTCACGTGGCCTACGTGACGATGTTCGCCCGGCAGGGCGCCTTCTCGGACGGGCGGCGCACCATGCTGGTGGCGGCGGGCTACGCGGCGGCCTGGGCGGCGGTGATCACCCAGCTGTGGCCGGACCTCGGCTCGCTGCAGATCCCGGTGGCGGTGTACAGCCTGCTGCTGGCGTCCACCGCGGTCTCCTCGGCCGGTCTCGGACTCGCGACCGGGATCGGCGGCGGCCTGTTCCTGCTCTCGGACAGCCTGATCGCCGTCCGGCTGGCCGGCTGGAAGCTGCTGCCCGGCCACAACGTGCTGGTCATGGCCACCTACATCGCGGCGCAGTACCTGCTGGCGCGGGGTGCGCTGCGGGCCGAGGAGACCCGGACGGCGCCGCCGGAGGCCCGGACGGCGTCGCAGGAGGCGGACGAGGCCGCCGGAACGCGACTCGGCGCCCCGGCCTGA
- a CDS encoding CspA family cold shock protein → MATGTVRTYYPGHGYGYIKPDDGGPELTVYYDSIVDAPGHVLADGQRVEYDATVQEFREVAERVRAVE, encoded by the coding sequence ATGGCCACCGGCACTGTCAGGACGTACTACCCGGGCCACGGCTACGGCTACATCAAGCCCGACGACGGCGGGCCGGAACTGACCGTCTACTACGACTCCATCGTGGACGCGCCCGGGCACGTGCTGGCCGACGGGCAGCGCGTGGAGTACGACGCCACCGTCCAGGAGTTCCGCGAGGTCGCCGAGCGGGTCCGCGCCGTGGAGTGA
- a CDS encoding gamma-glutamyltranspeptidase/glutathione hydrolase, which yields MRALARIAPPIALTGCLVLGAVAPAGAAPAGAAPAEALPKTPEAVGRGGAVASVDADATAAGIEVLRRGGNAVDAAVATAAALGVTEPYSAGIGGGGYFVVYNARTGRVSTLDGRETASRTADTSLFLDADGKPLPFADAVTSGLSVGVPGTAATWEKALQRWGTRPLAEVLRPAERIADRGFTVDQTFRDQTAANEARFRDFPATRALFLPGGALPAVGSTLRNPDLAATYRQLGRDGTGALYRGPIGADIVNTLQHPPVDPASGRTARPGKVDRADLAAYRALEQKPTEVAYRGTEVYSIAPSSSGGTTVGEALGILAHSDLTHLDATQYHHRFLEASRIAFADRNRWVGDPAAQPVPTDRLLSPAFAAARACLLDPGRALTSPLAPGDPYHPAACGSAGPAVTEAYEGPSTTHLTVADRWGNVVSYTLTIEQTGGSGITVPGRGFLLNNELTDFSFTPVTPGVPDPNLPGPGKRPRSSMSPTIVLRDGRPLFAAGSPGGATIITTVLQVLLGRLDRGLTLEQAIAAPRASQRNAATTAAEAGFLALPERAGLEALGQVLAPSAEIGAATGVERLPDGRWRAAAEPVRRGGGSAAVVRPGR from the coding sequence ATGAGAGCTCTGGCCCGAATCGCCCCGCCGATCGCCCTCACCGGCTGCCTGGTCCTGGGTGCCGTCGCACCCGCCGGCGCCGCACCCGCCGGCGCCGCACCCGCGGAGGCCTTACCGAAGACTCCGGAGGCGGTCGGCCGGGGCGGCGCGGTCGCCAGCGTCGACGCCGACGCCACCGCCGCCGGCATCGAGGTGCTGCGCCGCGGCGGAAACGCCGTCGACGCGGCCGTCGCCACCGCCGCCGCCCTCGGCGTGACCGAGCCCTACTCGGCCGGCATCGGCGGCGGGGGCTACTTCGTCGTCTACAACGCCCGCACCGGCCGGGTCTCCACCCTCGACGGCCGGGAGACCGCCTCCCGCACCGCCGACACCTCGCTCTTCCTGGACGCCGACGGCAAACCGCTGCCCTTCGCCGACGCCGTCACCAGCGGCCTCTCCGTCGGCGTCCCCGGCACCGCCGCCACCTGGGAGAAGGCACTGCAGCGCTGGGGCACCCGCCCGCTCGCCGAGGTACTGCGCCCGGCCGAGCGGATCGCCGACCGCGGCTTCACCGTCGACCAGACCTTCCGCGACCAGACCGCCGCCAACGAGGCCCGGTTCCGCGACTTCCCGGCCACCCGCGCGCTCTTCCTGCCCGGCGGCGCACTGCCGGCGGTCGGCTCGACGCTGCGCAACCCCGACCTCGCCGCCACCTACCGCCAGCTCGGCCGGGACGGCACCGGGGCCCTCTACCGCGGCCCGATCGGCGCCGACATCGTGAACACCCTGCAGCACCCGCCGGTCGACCCGGCCTCCGGCCGCACCGCCCGCCCCGGCAAGGTCGACCGGGCCGACCTCGCCGCCTACCGGGCGCTGGAGCAGAAGCCCACCGAGGTGGCCTACCGGGGCACCGAGGTGTACTCCATCGCGCCGTCCTCCAGCGGCGGCACCACCGTGGGCGAGGCGCTCGGCATCCTCGCCCACTCCGACCTGACCCACCTGGACGCCACCCAGTACCACCACCGCTTCCTGGAGGCCTCCCGGATCGCCTTCGCCGACCGCAACCGCTGGGTCGGCGACCCGGCCGCGCAGCCCGTCCCCACCGACCGGCTGCTCTCGCCCGCCTTCGCCGCCGCCCGCGCCTGCCTGCTCGACCCGGGCCGCGCGCTGACCAGCCCGCTCGCCCCCGGCGACCCGTACCACCCCGCCGCCTGCGGCTCGGCGGGCCCGGCCGTCACCGAGGCGTACGAGGGCCCGAGCACCACCCACCTGACGGTCGCCGACCGCTGGGGCAACGTCGTCTCCTACACCCTGACCATCGAGCAGACCGGCGGCAGCGGCATCACCGTGCCCGGCCGCGGCTTCCTGCTCAACAACGAGCTGACCGACTTCTCCTTCACCCCGGTGACCCCGGGCGTGCCCGACCCCAACCTGCCCGGGCCCGGCAAGCGGCCGCGCTCCTCGATGTCGCCGACGATCGTGCTGCGCGACGGCCGGCCGCTGTTCGCCGCGGGCTCGCCCGGCGGGGCGACCATCATCACCACCGTGCTGCAGGTGCTGCTCGGCCGGCTCGACCGCGGGCTGACCCTGGAGCAGGCGATCGCCGCACCGCGGGCCAGCCAGCGCAACGCCGCGACCACCGCCGCGGAGGCCGGCTTCCTGGCGCTGCCCGAGCGGGCCGGCCTGGAGGCGCTCGGTCAGGTGCTCGCGCCCTCCGCGGAGATCGGCGCCGCCACCGGCGTGGAACGGCTGCCGGACGGCCGCTGGCGGGCGGCCGCCGAACCGGTCCGCCGCGGCGGAGGCTCGGCGGCGGTGGTGCGGCCCGGCCGCTGA